The following coding sequences are from one Minwuia thermotolerans window:
- a CDS encoding DUF5681 domain-containing protein: MSDDENEDKVGYGHPPKHSRFKPGRSGNPKGRPKGHRNFQTDLNEVLEMKVQLKVNGTTRTMTMQQAAILQLGQSAVKGGMRALERLLALAAQHNGQTLIQDSDEALPEEDRAILEQYRASGQAQAPGDAATEDEDGEPEKSGQEGEDE, translated from the coding sequence ATGAGCGATGACGAAAACGAAGACAAGGTCGGCTACGGGCACCCGCCGAAACACTCGCGCTTCAAGCCCGGCCGGTCCGGCAACCCGAAGGGCCGGCCGAAGGGCCACCGGAACTTCCAAACCGACCTTAACGAAGTTCTCGAAATGAAGGTGCAGCTCAAGGTCAATGGCACAACACGCACGATGACGATGCAGCAGGCCGCGATCCTCCAGCTGGGCCAGAGCGCCGTGAAAGGTGGAATGCGAGCGCTCGAACGCCTCCTCGCTCTCGCCGCCCAACACAATGGTCAGACATTGATCCAGGACAGCGACGAGGCGCTCCCCGAGGAGGACCGGGCGATCCTCGAGCAGTACCGGGCCTCCGGGCAGGCGCAGGCGCCGGGCGATGCAGCAACAGAGGATGAGGACGGGGAGCCGGAGAAGTCCGGCCAGGAGGGCGAGGATGAGTGA
- the terL gene encoding phage terminase large subunit, whose amino-acid sequence MSDRRVLDALLRTDLNAFIHKCFTTLSPGTEFKANWHIKAITYELLQCLEPTGRRLVITQPPRSLKSISTSVAFVAWALGHDPALRFKCVSYSENLSVDLARQFRLVVDSDWYRRLFPAMRLSRSTATEYVTTKNGGRLATSVGGSLTGFGADIIIIDDPMKASEAQSETARRNVKDWFAETVSTRLDNKMGGSIILVMQRLHEDDLAGHVLETGGWDHLDLPAIAIEDQQIRIGPKPGDIHYRRKGDLLHPEREPEAALARVRRDLGHLAFSAQYQQQPVPLAGNLVRRDWFRRYDTAPPRGENMTVVQSWDIAGTIGERGDYSVCTTWLVDGRRLYLVDVWRGRLEFPGLRKRVIGHAMDHQANVVLVEKAGLGLSLVQDLQHGAPANFPSLIGIAPEGDKIVRMEATSARIEAGEVFLPEEAPWLADFLQEVLAFPKGRHDDQVDSLSQFLKWQRYWEPPIDIGSPGGDRIENILPPFEYDD is encoded by the coding sequence ATGAGTGACCGCCGTGTTCTCGACGCGCTGCTCCGAACGGACCTGAACGCATTCATCCACAAATGCTTCACCACCCTCTCGCCCGGAACAGAGTTCAAGGCCAACTGGCACATCAAGGCGATCACATATGAGCTCCTGCAATGCCTCGAGCCCACGGGCAGACGGCTGGTGATCACCCAGCCGCCGCGGTCGCTGAAGTCGATCTCGACCTCGGTGGCGTTCGTGGCCTGGGCGCTGGGTCATGACCCGGCGTTACGGTTCAAATGCGTCAGCTACAGCGAGAACCTCTCCGTCGATCTCGCGCGGCAGTTCCGCCTGGTGGTGGACAGCGACTGGTACCGCCGCCTGTTCCCGGCCATGAGGCTGTCGCGGTCAACCGCGACGGAATATGTGACCACGAAGAACGGCGGGCGCCTGGCCACGTCCGTGGGCGGCTCGCTGACCGGCTTCGGCGCCGACATCATCATCATCGACGATCCCATGAAGGCCTCCGAGGCCCAGTCGGAGACCGCCCGGCGCAACGTGAAGGACTGGTTCGCCGAAACCGTCTCGACGCGGCTCGACAACAAGATGGGGGGCTCCATCATCCTGGTGATGCAGCGCCTCCATGAAGACGACCTGGCCGGTCATGTACTCGAGACCGGCGGCTGGGACCACCTGGACCTGCCGGCCATCGCCATCGAGGACCAGCAGATTCGCATCGGGCCAAAGCCGGGGGACATCCACTATCGGCGCAAGGGCGACCTGCTGCACCCCGAGCGGGAGCCCGAGGCGGCCCTGGCGCGTGTGCGCCGCGACCTGGGACACCTCGCCTTCTCGGCCCAGTACCAGCAGCAGCCGGTCCCCCTAGCGGGCAATCTCGTCCGTCGCGACTGGTTCCGGCGCTACGACACGGCGCCCCCGCGGGGGGAGAACATGACCGTGGTCCAGAGCTGGGACATCGCGGGGACGATCGGCGAACGGGGCGACTACTCCGTCTGCACGACGTGGCTGGTCGATGGCCGCAGGCTCTATCTCGTCGACGTCTGGCGCGGGCGGCTCGAATTCCCGGGTCTGCGCAAGCGGGTGATCGGGCATGCGATGGACCACCAGGCCAATGTGGTGCTGGTCGAGAAAGCCGGGCTGGGGCTGAGTCTCGTCCAGGACCTGCAGCATGGCGCGCCCGCCAACTTCCCCAGCCTGATCGGCATTGCCCCCGAGGGCGACAAGATCGTCCGCATGGAAGCCACATCTGCCCGCATCGAGGCCGGCGAAGTGTTCCTGCCCGAGGAGGCGCCATGGCTGGCGGACTTCCTTCAGGAGGTCCTGGCCTTTCCGAAGGGCCGCCATGACGACCAGGTCGACAGCCTGTCCCAGTTCCTCAAATGGCAGCGGTACTGGGAGCCCCCGATCGACATCGGCAGCCCCGGCGGCGATCGAATTGAGAATATCCTGCCGCCGTTCGAATACGATGACTGA